AACATAAAGGATAACAATGGAACGATTGATACCACGTGATATGTTTGTTGAAGCTGGGTACGGTCCCAGTTTTGCTGCGCAACTTATACAAAATGCCTATAGCAAGCTATTTGAAGGGGATCCGATTAACGAACGCGTCTGCTTTGATGCTTCTGATGATATGAGTTATATCATTGATATTGGGCATGACGACATTCGTTCCGAAGGCATGAGCTACGGCATGTACATTACCGCACTGACGGGGCATGAACGTCAGTTCGACAAGCTGTGGAATTTTTCGAAACGTTACTTGCGTAACGATGACGGTCCGCACGTGGGTTATTTTGCTTGGCAGGTTTCGACGACGGACTTTTGCAAGATGGACCCGGGTGCAGCTCCCGATGGTGAAGAATACTTTGCCATGGCCCTCTTGATCGCTGCAGAAAAATTCAATCGCCCGGACCTCAAGGATGAAGCCATTGGCCTCATTAATTGGATGCGCAACAAGCCGAATAACGGAATCGTTGGTCCGATGATTGATCCTGAACGGAACCTGGTGAAGTTCTCTCCTGTATTGGGAAATGACTTTACGGACCCGAGCTACAACACCATTGCCTTCTACCGCGCCTTTGCAGAAGCGACGGGCGACGAAAGGTGGTATACGACTGTAGAACAGAGTCTTGAATATTTGCAGAAGGCTGCTCACCCTGTAACGGGGCTTTGCAGCGAATATTCCGAGTACGACGGCACTCCGCGTGCAACGCCCTGGTACCCCGAAAGTGATTGCTTTAGCGGTGACGCTTGGCGTGTGGCCATGAACCTGAGCTTGGATTATGCCTTGTTCAAGGGTCATGAGTGCGAAAAGCAGATTTGCGAAAAGATGCTCAATTTCTTCAACAGCAAGCGTCCGTACCTTGCAGACTATGCCATTGATGGTGGCGATTTCCCGCGTCCGGGCCGTAACGCGACTCCGGGTGTGATTGCCATGAATGCGGCTGCTACTCAGGTGTTGCCGACGGATGACCCGCGCATCAAGCCGTTCGTGAAGGATTTGGCTGCTTTGTCGGTGCCTTACCGTTTCTGGCGCTATTATGACGGAATGCTTTATCTGATTGGACTTCTTGCTACTGCAGGAAAAATCAGAATTTAAGTTTTTTGAAAAGGAGTAGAAGAAATGAACAAGATAAATGCGCTGATGGTTTCGGGGGCTGTCGCTGCAGCCTTGATCTTTGCGGGTTGCGAAGATGTTCGCGTTGAGAATTACCCTAGCGGAAAAGTCCGTATCGAGACGACCTATGTCAAGGACAAGAAGGAAGGTCCCGAAAAGGAATATTACGAAAACGGAAACGTAAAGCGCGAAGCGAATTACGTGAATGACCGCCGCGAAGGGGTAGTGAAGGAATTCTACGAAGACGGAACGCCTGAAGCGGAATACACTTATGCCGACGGTTACATTGAAGGCCCGGTGATTCGCTACCATAAGAACGGCAAGGTCGCCTCGAAGGCTGAATACAAGCAGAATAAGCAGATTGCTTTCGGCGAATACTTTGACGAAAATGGTGAACCGGCAACGAGCGGTTCTTACAAGGACCCGCGCGATGGTTACTCTTACGAATGGATTCGCATTGGCTCGCAGCTTTGGACTGCCGAAAACATGAATTATGGCACGGCATCGGGCTCTCTTTGCGCCCAGTGCAACCATTGGGGCCGCCTCTACAATCTTGAAAATGCCAAGAAGGCTTGCCTTGAAGGCTTCCACATGCCGACCAAGCAGGAATGGAATGAATTGCTCACTTTTGCGGGCAAGGAAAAACCGGTGGGCGTCGTACTGAAGGCTGGCTATGGCTGGGACCCGATCAAGGGTACGAACAACTACGGCAATGGCAAGGATGAACTCGGATTCGGTGCCAAGGCCGGTGGCGGTCACTTTGCCAAGAGCGATGTCCCGCTGAAGGAGCGCAAGTTCGAAGCTGCTGGCCAGAAGGCTTATTTCTGGACGGCTGAAGGCGAAGTGCTCGTGTTCTTCCACGACAAGGACATAGCCAAGTTCGAAAAGTTCAATCCGGAATACGGCGCAAGCTTGCGTTGCATTAAGGACTAATTTGATTTAAATTGAAAAAAAGAAAGGCGCTCCGGTGAGCGCCTTTTTTAATGGTTTGAAATGTGTCGCGATTATGCGATATTGAGGCTCTGTTCGCGGATACATTCGACTTCGTTCTTGAGTTCGATGGCGAGGGCGGCGATGTCGGCACTCTGGCACTTGGTGCCGAGGGTGTTGGCTTCGCGGCCCATTTCCTGCAGAATGAATCCGAGGTTCTTGCCT
Above is a window of Fibrobacter sp. UWT2 DNA encoding:
- a CDS encoding glycosyl hydrolase family 8; its protein translation is MERLIPRDMFVEAGYGPSFAAQLIQNAYSKLFEGDPINERVCFDASDDMSYIIDIGHDDIRSEGMSYGMYITALTGHERQFDKLWNFSKRYLRNDDGPHVGYFAWQVSTTDFCKMDPGAAPDGEEYFAMALLIAAEKFNRPDLKDEAIGLINWMRNKPNNGIVGPMIDPERNLVKFSPVLGNDFTDPSYNTIAFYRAFAEATGDERWYTTVEQSLEYLQKAAHPVTGLCSEYSEYDGTPRATPWYPESDCFSGDAWRVAMNLSLDYALFKGHECEKQICEKMLNFFNSKRPYLADYAIDGGDFPRPGRNATPGVIAMNAAATQVLPTDDPRIKPFVKDLAALSVPYRFWRYYDGMLYLIGLLATAGKIRI
- a CDS encoding FISUMP domain-containing protein, whose protein sequence is MNKINALMVSGAVAAALIFAGCEDVRVENYPSGKVRIETTYVKDKKEGPEKEYYENGNVKREANYVNDRREGVVKEFYEDGTPEAEYTYADGYIEGPVIRYHKNGKVASKAEYKQNKQIAFGEYFDENGEPATSGSYKDPRDGYSYEWIRIGSQLWTAENMNYGTASGSLCAQCNHWGRLYNLENAKKACLEGFHMPTKQEWNELLTFAGKEKPVGVVLKAGYGWDPIKGTNNYGNGKDELGFGAKAGGGHFAKSDVPLKERKFEAAGQKAYFWTAEGEVLVFFHDKDIAKFEKFNPEYGASLRCIKD